A section of the Rhodospirillales bacterium genome encodes:
- the terL gene encoding phage terminase large subunit, producing MNDFPLFLSIWNRAQGQTTPHVHFRIAHWLSHRDRAGDTRLLLMAFRSCGKSTIVGLYAAWLLWRDPDLRILVLAADGTLAAKMVRNTRRIIERHPLTAHLCPDRADQWAADRFTVARRAEWRDPSMVAFGIGANITGSRADVVICDDVEVPNTCDSAEKRVNLRDRLAELSFVLVPGGTQIYVGTPHAFDTIYAVAPGDGPETGAPFLAGYKDLRVPLLADDGTCAWPERFSPAAIADLRKSGGPRRFVAQMMLAAQPVAAARLNPDLLCWHEDAVAYSEAGGAPVLRIGGRRMESASAWWDPAFGDGGDGSVVAVVYGDGQGEYWLQRLEYLRVRAESGEDAATQQCRAVARICAEMHLSAIAVEINGIGKFLPAILRRELRGGAAVIEAASRRAKDVRIVEAFDAVLAARALHVHRSAAATPFIEEMRNWRPGGKGRDDGLDAVAGALAQQPVRVRGAGAGGAGIRRAGWQGADARYRARSEFNVMEQGE from the coding sequence ATGAACGATTTTCCCCTGTTCCTTTCCATCTGGAATAGGGCGCAGGGGCAAACCACGCCGCATGTGCATTTTCGCATCGCGCACTGGCTTTCCCATCGCGACCGGGCCGGGGATACGCGGCTTTTGCTGATGGCGTTCCGGTCGTGCGGCAAATCGACGATTGTCGGGCTTTACGCGGCGTGGCTTTTATGGCGCGACCCGGATCTGCGGATTCTGGTGCTGGCGGCGGATGGAACGCTGGCTGCCAAGATGGTGCGCAATACGCGCCGGATCATCGAACGGCATCCGTTGACCGCACATCTTTGTCCCGATCGCGCCGACCAGTGGGCGGCGGATCGTTTCACCGTGGCGCGGCGCGCGGAATGGCGCGACCCGTCGATGGTCGCCTTCGGTATCGGCGCGAATATCACGGGTTCGCGCGCCGATGTCGTCATCTGCGACGACGTGGAGGTGCCGAATACCTGCGATAGCGCGGAAAAGCGCGTGAATTTGCGCGATCGGCTGGCGGAATTATCCTTCGTGCTGGTGCCGGGCGGAACACAGATTTACGTCGGCACGCCGCACGCCTTCGATACCATTTATGCGGTGGCGCCAGGCGACGGGCCGGAAACAGGCGCCCCGTTTCTGGCGGGGTATAAGGATCTGCGCGTGCCGCTTCTGGCCGATGACGGGACATGCGCGTGGCCGGAGCGTTTTTCGCCCGCAGCAATCGCCGATCTGCGCAAAAGCGGCGGGCCGCGGCGTTTCGTGGCGCAGATGATGCTGGCGGCACAGCCGGTGGCGGCGGCGCGGCTGAACCCCGATCTTTTATGCTGGCACGAGGACGCGGTCGCATACAGCGAGGCAGGCGGTGCGCCAGTGCTGCGCATTGGCGGGCGGCGCATGGAATCGGCCAGCGCGTGGTGGGACCCGGCCTTCGGCGACGGGGGCGACGGCAGCGTGGTCGCGGTCGTGTACGGGGACGGACAGGGCGAATACTGGTTACAACGGCTTGAGTATCTGCGCGTGCGTGCGGAGTCGGGCGAGGACGCGGCGACGCAGCAATGCCGTGCGGTCGCACGTATCTGCGCCGAGATGCATTTGTCCGCGATCGCGGTCGAGATCAACGGAATCGGCAAGTTCCTGCCTGCGATTTTGCGGCGGGAATTGCGCGGCGGCGCGGCGGTGATCGAGGCGGCAAGCCGCCGCGCCAAGGATGTTCGCATTGTGGAGGCGTTCGACGCGGTGCTGGCAGCGCGCGCGTTGCATGTGCATCGCTCGGCCGCGGCGACGCCGTTCATCGAGGAAATGCGCAATTGGCGCCCCGGCGGAAAGGGCCGCGACGACGGTCTGGACGCGGTGGCGGGCGCGCTGGCGCAGCAGCCGGTACGCGTGCGGGGTGCTGGTGCAGGGGGTGCGGGCATAAGACGGGCGGGATGGCAGGGGGCGGACGCGCGTTACCGCGCGCGCAGCGAATTCAACGTGATGGAGCAAGGAGAATGA
- a CDS encoding PilZ domain-containing protein has translation MSSIERIRKALASATNDNTEITRRRFPRRIHDVCVAEVDGTTYPVSDWSQCGVLFEADGRGFEIDAHLQVVMKFRLSETVSEIPVTARVARTGKTRVALEFVDMPKKIEKAFAKVIRDAQNARDEEAENLA, from the coding sequence ATGAGCAGCATTGAACGCATCCGCAAGGCACTGGCCAGCGCGACCAACGACAACACCGAAATCACCCGGCGCCGTTTTCCGCGCCGCATCCACGATGTCTGCGTGGCCGAGGTCGACGGCACCACCTATCCGGTCAGCGACTGGTCGCAATGCGGCGTGCTGTTCGAAGCGGACGGCCGCGGTTTTGAAATCGACGCGCATCTGCAGGTCGTGATGAAATTCCGCCTTTCCGAAACGGTCAGCGAAATTCCGGTTACGGCCCGCGTCGCGCGCACAGGCAAGACGCGCGTCGCGCTTGAATTCGTCGACATGCCGAAAAAAATCGAAAAGGCCTTCGCCAAGGTGATCCGCGATGCCCAGAACGCCCGCGACGAAGAAGCCGAAAACCTGGCCTGA
- a CDS encoding head-tail connector protein — translation MTMREPIQVNTKDNGAADAARIADQYAKARAARAGWEGVWRACYAYALPNSDAFTARTTAAQVFDGTAMDAVDQLASSLLANLTPPWSSWFGLKPGPALSAAEATALAPALEGAARILQAHFDRSNFAVEMHQAFLDLVTAGTGTLLFEETAPGQMSAFRFTALPLSSVTLEESPASGRLERVYRENAMDAETLRARFPEIELPPAIARERDGQRKWRVIEYAAPDAEKPFVRYGVVLADQSAQAVLAQASLPASPFIAFRWAKAPGDVYGRSPVMKALPDIKTANKVVELILKNASIAVTGIWQADDDGVLNPATIDLTPGSIIPKAVGSQGLKPLEMPGRFDVSQLVLDDLRARIRHALLIDRLGQIGDRRMTATEVLERSGEMALLLGATYGRLQSELLTPLIARAWAILRRRGEVPDVAIDGRTVQLDYRSPLARAQGQRGVQNTINWITTTLGMGAEAAIAIDLPEAARFIGESLGVPSDLIRKDLSQITQKETKDHVPADTKTVS, via the coding sequence ATGACCATGCGCGAGCCAATACAGGTGAATACAAAAGATAACGGCGCGGCCGATGCCGCGCGGATCGCCGACCAGTATGCGAAGGCGCGCGCCGCGCGCGCCGGTTGGGAAGGGGTGTGGCGCGCATGTTACGCCTATGCCTTGCCCAACAGCGATGCGTTCACGGCGCGGACCACGGCCGCGCAGGTGTTCGATGGCACGGCAATGGACGCGGTGGACCAGCTTGCGTCTTCACTTCTGGCCAATCTGACGCCGCCATGGTCGTCATGGTTCGGGCTGAAACCCGGCCCGGCGCTTTCGGCGGCGGAGGCGACGGCGCTGGCGCCGGCGCTGGAGGGTGCGGCGCGGATCCTGCAAGCGCATTTCGACCGCAGCAATTTCGCGGTGGAGATGCACCAGGCGTTTCTCGACCTTGTCACTGCGGGCACCGGCACATTGTTGTTCGAGGAAACCGCGCCGGGGCAGATGTCGGCGTTCCGGTTCACCGCGCTGCCGCTGTCCAGCGTCACGCTGGAAGAAAGCCCGGCTAGTGGCCGGTTGGAGCGCGTCTACCGTGAAAACGCGATGGATGCGGAAACGTTGCGCGCGCGTTTTCCCGAAATCGAACTGCCGCCCGCCATCGCGCGCGAACGCGACGGGCAACGTAAATGGCGGGTCATCGAATACGCCGCGCCGGATGCCGAAAAGCCGTTCGTGCGTTACGGAGTCGTGCTGGCGGATCAAAGCGCGCAGGCCGTGCTGGCGCAGGCCAGCCTGCCCGCGTCGCCATTTATCGCGTTTCGCTGGGCCAAGGCGCCGGGCGACGTGTACGGGCGTTCGCCGGTGATGAAGGCTTTGCCCGACATCAAGACCGCGAACAAGGTGGTCGAGTTGATTCTCAAGAACGCGTCGATCGCGGTGACCGGTATCTGGCAGGCGGACGATGACGGGGTGCTCAACCCCGCGACCATCGACCTGACGCCGGGCAGCATCATTCCGAAGGCGGTCGGCTCGCAAGGGCTTAAGCCTTTGGAAATGCCGGGGCGGTTCGATGTCAGCCAATTGGTGCTTGACGATTTGCGCGCGCGCATTCGCCACGCGCTTTTGATCGACCGGCTGGGCCAGATCGGCGATCGGCGGATGACCGCGACCGAGGTGCTGGAGCGTTCGGGGGAAATGGCGCTGCTTTTGGGCGCGACGTACGGGCGATTGCAATCGGAATTGCTGACGCCGCTGATCGCGCGCGCATGGGCGATATTGCGGCGGCGCGGCGAGGTGCCGGACGTCGCCATCGACGGACGCACGGTGCAACTGGATTACCGCAGCCCGCTTGCGCGCGCGCAGGGACAGCGCGGGGTGCAGAACACCATCAACTGGATCACCACGACGCTGGGCATGGGGGCCGAGGCCGCAATAGCCATCGACCTGCCCGAAGCCGCGCGGTTCATCGGCGAATCGCTGGGCGTGCCCAGCGACCTGATCCGCAAAGACCTTTCACAGATCACACAGAAGGAGACCAAGGACCATGTTCCGGCTGATACAAAAACAGTTTCGTAA